In Mangifera indica cultivar Alphonso unplaced genomic scaffold, CATAS_Mindica_2.1 Un_0063, whole genome shotgun sequence, the following proteins share a genomic window:
- the LOC123207157 gene encoding protein NRT1/ PTR FAMILY 8.3-like, whose product MGSVDEERSLLEQGLTQNESSQLYTGDGSVNINGKPVLKQNTGNWKACPFILGTECCERLAYYGIATNLVSYLTNKLHEGNVSAARNVTTWQGTCYLTPLIGAVLADAYWGRYWTIAAFSSIYFIGMCTLTLSASIPALKPAECVGSVCPASTPAQYALFFFGLYLIALGTGGIKPCVSSFGADQFDDTDPKERVKKGSFFNWFYFSINIGALISSSFLVWIQDNAGWGLGFGIPALFMGIAIASFFSGTSLYRFQRPGGSPITRMCQVLVASFRKWHLEVPRDSSLLYETQDKDSAIAGSRKIEHSDELQCLDKAAVISDAEIKSGDYSNPWILCTVTQVEELKILVRMFPIWATGIVFSAVYAQMSTMFVEQGMMMDTSIGSFTIPPASLSSFDVISVIFWVPIYDKFIVPIARKFTGKERGFSELQRMGIGLFLSVLCMSAAALVEINRLRIARELGLVDEDVAVPLSIFWQIPQYFLLGAAEVCTFIGQLEFFYDQSPDAMRSLCSALSLLTTSLGNYLSSFILTMVTYFTTKDGKTGWIPDNLNEGHLDYFFWLLAGLSFMNMLVYVVCAKKYKQKKAC is encoded by the exons ATGGGCTCTGTTGACGAAGAAAGATCGCTTCTGGAACAGGGACTAACCCAG AATGAAAGCAGTCAATTGTACACAGGAGATGGCTCTGTTAACATTAATGGGAAACCTGTTCTGAAGCAGAATACTGGAAATTGGAAAGCTTGCCCTTTCATTTTGg GTACTGAATGTTGTGAACGTTTGGCCTATTATGGGATTGCTACTAATCTTGTTTCCTATCTTACCAACAAACTGCATGAAGGAAATGTATCTGCTGCAAGAAATGTTACCACCTGGCAAGGTACTTGCTATCTAACACCTCTTATTGGAGCCGTATTAGCTGATGCTTATTGGGGAAGATATTGGACAATTGCAGCGTTCTCCTCAATTTACTTTATT gGAATGTGCACATTGACCCTTTCAGCATCAATTCCTGCACTAAAGCCTGCTGAATGTGTGGGTTCTGTATGCCCTGCTTCTACTCCGGCTCAGTATGCACTATTCTTCTTTGGGCTTTATCTTATAGCCCTAGGTACTGGTGGTATTAAACCTTGTGTTTCATCCTTTGGAGCAGATCAGTTTGATGATACTGACCCTAAGGAAAGAGTAAAGAAGGGGTCTTTCTTCAActggttttatttttctatcaacATAGGTGCTTTGATATCTAGTAGTTTTCTAGTGTGGATTCAAGACAATGCTGGGTGGGGTCTAGGATTTGGAATTCCTGCATTGTTTATGGGCATTGCAATTGCAAGTTTCTTTTCAGGCACTTCCCTCTATAGATTTCAACGGCCAGGGGGAAGCCCAATTACAAGAATGTGTCAGGTTTTGGTTGCTTCATTTCGTAAGTGGCATTTGGAGGTACCTAGAGACAGTAGTCTTCTTTATGAAACTCAAGATAAAGACTCCGCCATTGCAGGGAGTAGGAAGATCGAGCACAGTGATGAACTACa ATGCCTTGATAAAGCTGCTGTGATTTCAGATGCTGAGATAAAAAGTGGGGATTATTCCAATCCTTGGATACTTTGCACTGTAACACAGGTGgaggaattgaaaattttagtccGTATGTTTCCCATCTGGGCTACTGGAATTGTATTTTCTGCTGTCTATGCACAAATGTCTACAATGTTTGTGGAACAAGGGATGATGATGGACACATCAATTGGTTCTTTCACCATTCCTCCTGCCTCTCTTTCAAGTTTTGATGTTATCAGTGTTATTTTCTGGGTCCCCATCTATGATAAGTTCATTGTACCTATTGCAAGGAAGTTCACAGGGAAGGAGAGAGGCTTCTCAGAGTTGCAGCGAATGGGAATTGGCCTCTTTCTTTCAGTTTTGTGCATGTCAGCAGCTGCATTGGTGGAGATTAACCGGTTAAGGATTGCAAGAGAGCTTGGGCTGGTTGATGAAGATGTTGCGGTGCCATTAAGTATCTTTTGGCAAATTCCTCAATATTTCTTGTTGGGTGCGGCTGAGGTATGTACATTCATTGGGCAGCTTGAGTTTTTCTATGACCAGTCTCCCGATGCCATGCGAAGCTTGTGCAGTGCATTGTCGCTTCTAACAACATCGTTGGGTAATTACCTGAGCTCTTTCATTCTGACGATGGTAACATACTTCACAACTAAGGATGGAAAAACTGGATGGATTCCGGATAATTTGAACGAGGGTCATCTTGATTACTTTTTCTGGCTTTTAGCTGGACTCAGCTTCATGAACATGTTGGTGTATGTTGTTTGTGCCAAGAAGTACAAGCAGAAGAAGGCTTGTTAA